One stretch of Harmonia axyridis chromosome 1, icHarAxyr1.1, whole genome shotgun sequence DNA includes these proteins:
- the LOC123671340 gene encoding RNA polymerase II-associated protein 3, with translation MDPLLIQQQLKNNTEALFDFSNDLKSWGEEMKRKDEERKSQKLQVEKKEPKRQEIIKQKLEENNRAKKEILNEKNEIKKKHMSYADWDKFDADKECEKVDEESDAESNSDSLIEDLRDQAIIEKEQGNQFVKVAKWDEAVISYTNAIRYYAYDPIFYANRALCFLKTHQMEKAEYDCNIALRLDNTYVKAYLRRAAAREALNKLEDARLDLLRVLELEPKNSESRKNLEELTIKIKTSLPQKSASKSSQSREHSKRQSEIQNYALSKETAPQLLIKEIDSKKPECIWPSGEVDNIVKAIQKPPHMRSKKPLVRMEIKEINSAIPECSERLKDTNSGPAKQNEAPTFSMTIKTEEIKIVEHKHSETNSFENIQKDNVNEQEVKVQELKTPRTSVQFHSVWKQLKGSDDKKSEYLKLINPKNIPNLFKDSLESQVFSEILLILAEYFTKERDETYEYIFYLSKIKRFSALSMFLTLNDKNSLWKMFNHMKEYEGRCKEEIDSLITKYELQ, from the exons ATGGATCCTTTACTAATACAACaacaattgaaaaacaataCTGAGGCTTTGTTCGATTTCTCTAATGATTTGAAATCCTGgggagaagaaatgaaaaggaaGGATGAAGAGCGGAAATCACAAAAATTG CAAGTTGAGAAAAAGGAACCTAAACGGCAAGAaatcataaaacaaaaactcgAAGAAAATAATAGAGCTAAGAAGgaaatattaaatgaaaaaaatgaaattaaaaaaaaacatatgtcATATGCAGATTGGGATAAATTTGATGCCGATAAGGAATGTGAAAAAGTGGATGAAGAATCTGATGCTGAATCCAATTCAGATTCATTGATAGAAGATCTAAGGGATCAAGCAATTATTGAAAAGGAACAG GGAAATCAATTTGTGAAAGTTGCCAAATGGGATGAAGCTGTAATAAGTTATACTAATGCTATCAGATACTATGCTTATGATCCAATCTTTTATGCTAATAGAGCTCTATGTTTTTTGAAGACACATCA aaTGGAAAAAGCTGAATACGATTGTAATATTGCTCTTAGATTAGACAACACTTATGTGAAAGCTTATTTAAGAAGAGCTGCTGCTAGGGAAGCTTTAAATAAATTGGAAGACGCCAGATTGGATCTTCTCAGGGTATTAGAATTGGAACCTAAAAATTCTGAGTCCAGAAAAAATTTAGAAGAGCTAACGatcaaaataaaaacatcatta CCTCAGAAATCAGCATCAAAATCCAGTCAATCTAGAGAGCATTCAAAAAGGCAATCTGAAATACAAAATTATGCATTATCTAAGGAAACTGCTCCACAACTGTTAATAAAAGAAATTGATTCAAAAAAACCAGAATGTATTTGGCCTAGTGGGGAAGTTGACAACATTGTGAAGGCTATTCAGAAACCACCCCACATGAGATCAAAAAAACCCCTTGTAAGAATGGAGATTAAAGAAATAAATAGTGCAATACCAGAATGTTCTGAAAGATTGAAGGATACTAACTCTGGACCCGCTAAACAGAATGAAGCTCCTACATTTAGCATGACTATAAAAACAGAAGAAATTAAAATCGTAGAACACAAGCATTCAGAAactaattcatttgaaaatattcagaaagatAATGTTAATGAACAGGAAGTGAAGGTTCAAGAACTTAAAACACCAAGAACGTCTGTACAGTTTCATTCAGTATGGAAACAACTCAAAGGATCTGATGATAAAAAGAGTGAATACCTGAAACTCATAAATCCAAAGAATATACCAAATCTTTTCAAAGATTCATTGGAAAGTCAAGTATTTAGTGAAATATTGCTTATTCTTGCTGAATATTTCACTAAGGAAAGAGATGAAACTTacgaatatatattttatttatccaaAATAAAGAGGTTTAGCGCTCTTTCTATGTTCCTTACTCTTAATGATAAAAATA GTCTATGGAAAATGTTCAATCATATGAAGGAGTATGAAGGGCGTTGTAAGGAAGAAATCGACAGTTTGATAACAAAATATGAACTGCAATGA